The following proteins are encoded in a genomic region of Syntrophotaleaceae bacterium:
- the nuoF gene encoding NADH-quinone oxidoreductase subunit NuoF, with amino-acid sequence MTQLLFKNRQPGTTVFLEGYRKTGGYEGLKKALGEMTPEEVRDLVKSSGLRGRGGAGFATGVKWSLFPADATGEKYLVCNGDEMEPGTFKDRALLESDPHQLVEGMTISAYALNIPTGYIFVRYAYDKGRANLERAIAEAREAGLLGRNILGTDFCFDLFVHGSAGRYICGEETALLNGLEGKRPNPRSKPPFPAVKGLFAKPTNVNNVETLCNIQHIVTGGAEWFSDLALTKEGAGTKLFCLSGHLNRPGCFELPLGTPLGELVEKYGEGVRGGLGFKACLPGGASTPYLTAEHFDTPMDYVPLEAVKTRLGTGGLVVFDDRTCMVRATLNLQRFFARESCGWCTPCRDGLPMVCWLLERIEMGEGTAEDVDMLRGLLKNINGRSFCALALGAMGPVDGLLRHFEQEVVDHIKLGRCPLG; translated from the coding sequence ATGACCCAGCTTCTGTTCAAGAACCGCCAACCCGGAACAACCGTTTTCCTCGAAGGCTACCGGAAAACCGGCGGCTACGAAGGACTGAAAAAAGCCCTCGGCGAAATGACCCCGGAGGAGGTTCGCGATCTGGTCAAGTCCAGTGGTCTGCGCGGCCGCGGCGGCGCCGGTTTCGCCACGGGTGTGAAATGGTCCCTCTTTCCGGCAGATGCCACCGGTGAGAAATACCTGGTCTGCAACGGCGATGAAATGGAGCCGGGGACCTTCAAGGACCGGGCCCTGCTGGAATCGGACCCCCACCAGCTGGTGGAGGGGATGACCATCTCCGCCTACGCCCTCAACATCCCCACCGGCTACATCTTCGTGCGCTATGCCTACGACAAGGGGCGGGCCAATCTGGAAAGGGCCATCGCCGAAGCCAGGGAAGCGGGACTGCTGGGTCGCAATATCCTGGGGACAGACTTCTGTTTTGACCTGTTCGTTCACGGCAGCGCCGGCCGCTACATCTGCGGCGAGGAGACGGCTCTGCTCAACGGTCTGGAGGGGAAGAGGCCCAACCCCCGCTCCAAACCGCCCTTTCCGGCCGTCAAGGGGCTTTTCGCAAAACCGACCAATGTGAACAATGTCGAAACCCTGTGCAACATCCAGCACATCGTCACAGGGGGAGCGGAATGGTTTTCGGATCTGGCCCTGACCAAAGAGGGTGCCGGGACCAAGCTGTTCTGCCTGTCCGGACACCTCAACCGCCCCGGCTGTTTCGAACTGCCCCTGGGCACCCCTCTTGGCGAGCTGGTCGAAAAGTACGGCGAAGGGGTCCGGGGAGGCCTCGGTTTCAAGGCATGCCTGCCCGGAGGGGCTTCCACCCCCTACCTGACGGCGGAGCATTTCGACACACCCATGGATTATGTTCCGCTGGAAGCGGTGAAAACCCGCCTCGGCACGGGCGGCCTGGTGGTGTTCGACGATCGCACCTGCATGGTCCGGGCGACCCTCAATCTGCAGCGATTCTTCGCCCGGGAGAGCTGCGGCTGGTGCACCCCCTGCCGTGACGGCCTGCCGATGGTCTGCTGGCTGCTGGAAAGGATCGAGATGGGCGAAGGAACCGCGGAGGATGTGGACATGCTGCGCGGACTGCTGAAAAACATCAACGGCCGCTCCTTCTGCGCCCTGGCACTCGGCGCCATGGGACCGGTGGACGGCCTGCTGCGTCATTTCGAACAGGAAGTGGTCGATCACATCAAGCTGGGGCGCTGCCCGCTGGGATAG